CTTGATAATAGATCGTGAAAATTCCTAGTCCACTAGGAGGCATCTAAGCTAGGAAAAAAAGGAACTTGCAAAATGGAGAGGAAGCATAAAAAAAAGATGCAGGCATGCCAACTTTAATGCTTAAGTCAGTAGCCAATAGAGAATGTAGAGATTTAGAGAGGAAAGAGATTCATCTTTCTTAGTCTATTTGTCTATTTTAGGGTAGGGCCTAATATCTATATTCCTTCATTGTCCttatatttatagttaaaattattgACCACCGTCACAAGTCCCTCCACTCCTTAGTTCAACTTGAGCATATTTCTAAGGAGGCAAGACTTAGACCTATGGGGTATTGAGTAATTCGAGTATACTGCCTGATATAAATAGTGTAAGAtccaattttatttgattaaatgaAACCATCAAGGACAAAAAATTCATTACTTTTTTAGACTGTTTATTCTCATGTATAACTAGCTGTTAAATTGATATGTTTAAGATTGTTCTTATTTTCGCTTGTGTTATTATATTTTCTGGAATGTTTTTGTTTGGTCATTCATTCTTCTCTTTTGCCTCTTCTTTCTTGCCCCTTTTTTTGGCAAAAAGATTGCTCGTAGGAGGAATGCCCACTTGGAGAAATACCCTGATTCAAAAGTGATAAGCCTTGGTATTGGTGATACCACTGAGCCCATTCCAGAAGTTATAACTTCTGCCATGGCAAAGGTTTGCCTCTCTTCCTTTTAacctattaattttatttactgTTCCACAATTTCATTGCatatatgtgtgtgtatatatatatatatatatatttcttatgAGAAGTGTAATAACTTTACTTTCTGCATTGATGTCTACATTTTGTGAATGGTAGTAGTCTAAAATTGGCAgtatgattattattttaaggGTTTTATTTTTCGTCTCAATCATAATTCTTGTGTAGGGAAATGCATCTCATAACTTCAAAAAAAGGTTATTACATACATCTCACTTTAAAACTTTCTTCCCTCCTTTTGACAGAGAGCACAGGCATTGTCCACTCTTGAGGGTTACAGTGGTTATGGAGCTGAACAAGGTGAAAAAGTATGTGAAATCTTGATAACTAGACTAGCTGACAGAATGCAGAATTTtaggtgttattattatttttttctctggCAACGGTCAAGTATGTGGACAAGAGGCTTGAAATTGGCAGAAACAATAACATAGGATTTGCTATAATAGTTTAGCATATGAGATGTTTGGAGATTCGTGCACtttattgtaaaaaattttcatcCTTTCCAAGTTGAATTGTTAATTTTTAGGTGTTGCATTTTGCCTCCCCTCTCCTCCCACCAAAAAGGAGGTTTAGCCTATCAACTTTATGGCGGACAAATGGTAACACTAATTGTTGAATTGTGCAGCCATTGAGAGCTGCAATTGCTTCAACATTTTATCAAGACCTTGGCATTGAAGAAGATGATATATTTGTCTCTGATGGAGCAAAATGTGACATATCTCGCCTTCAGGTTTAACTAACATATGTATACCTTCCCACCCCCACCCCCACCCCCCTATTCCTTCTTATGCTGTAGTTGCTTCTGGTTTTATATTAGCTAACTTCAGTTTGATTTTGTGGCAGCTTCTTTTTGGGTCTGAAATCACTGTTGCAGTGCAAGATCCATCATACCCGGTAATTTAGATTTAGGTTGCTCTTTAGGAGTATAATTGTGCGTTTTATGTCATATCTTCTTTTTCCAGATTCTTTTTTGTTTGTCCTTCTATATTCCTCAAAAAGAGTTATGGTTATTTTGCTTGTTTGACATGGTAGATGCAAGGGCAGTCTGGTGTAATGATAAAAGCCTTGAACTTGCAAGACTCACAGCCAGGAGGATGCAGGTTTAAGGCCTCAAACTAACCACATTATCAAAAATATTGGAGAAGATAGTCTCCGGGTCCTTTTTGTAATATTTCTGTGGCCTTTGTAGGATCATTGGATGTCGacattatttttttgttttccaCTTGAGACAAATGGCTGAAATCCTACGTTGTGCATTTAATTTGTTTGAAGGCACATGATGTACTTAAGTTTTGCTGGTTTCTACTGATCTCTTCCCTTCCTAGCTCCACAAGCACAATAAAAAGATTTGTATTTAGATGTGAGCATGTCTCTGGTAGTTTAAGATAAAAAGGTAGCTTAAGATAATAAGTTAGTTTGTGATTCTATCTTGTGGGTTATCTGTTGATCTAGCGCATCTTGTTAGTTTGTGCTGCTGTTGAGCTTTCCAATTaattttgtgttttgttttccTAAATGAATCAATGATGATATTGGGAAAAAGTTTCTGTACTGGATTTGTTAATTTCCCATGGACTCCTCTTTGTCTTTATTAGTCAATGATCCTAATAGGTATGCACCTTCTGATGATGGGTTGGCATCCCAATCTTGATATTTGGTTGTGTTAatagtatataattattaaatgtcATTCAGTCactctatttttattattattattattattttttttttgggggggggggagggGGTTTGGAACAGACAATGGAGATTTTTGAAGAGCTCTTTGGTTTTACTTATATCTGTCAATTTGCAGGCTTACGTAGACTCAAGTGTCATCATAGGCCAGACAGGATTATATGAGAAGGATGCCGAAAAATATGGGAAGATTGAATACATGAGGTGTAATCCAGAGAATGGCTTCTTTCCTGATTTATCTAAGGTCTCCCGTGCAGATATGATATTTTTCTGTTCACCAAACAATCCTACTGGTTCTGCTGCAACAAGAGAGCAACTGACACAACTAGTACAGTTTGCCAAGGACAATGGGTCAATTATTGTCTACGATTCAGCATATGCAATGTATATTACTGATGATAAGCCGAGATCTATATTTGAAATTCCTGGAGCCAAAGAGGTAATTTTCAGTCAATAATCTATTATCCTATGTGTTATGTGCCCTTAAATAGGATCTCGTCATAGGTTGATTAACTGGAAAATCCTCTCGTCAGACTGATTTTACcttgttaatgtttatgctttTCTTTGAGGAATCTATTGTGAAATAAATTGAGAACTCGTTTGAGAGAATTCTCGGATCTCATAAACTGatgaataatattttctgaATGTCTTATTCAATGATCTCAAGTGCCTTTTTATAGTGAAGATTACATTTAGATTG
This region of Manihot esculenta cultivar AM560-2 chromosome 10, M.esculenta_v8, whole genome shotgun sequence genomic DNA includes:
- the LOC110624783 gene encoding LL-diaminopimelate aminotransferase, chloroplastic isoform X2, with translation MSLTQHLSTSVSSSSSAFLASSGFTYRSRDVSFPSKNIEICRCVATPQEEKITYKTKVSRNANMAKLQAGYLFPEIARRRNAHLEKYPDSKVISLGIGDTTEPIPEVITSAMAKRAQALSTLEGYSGYGAEQGEKPLRAAIASTFYQDLGIEEDDIFVSDGAKCDISRLQLLFGSEITVAVQDPSYPAYVDSSVIIGQTGLYEKDAEKYGKIEYMRCNPENGFFPDLSKVSRADMIFFCSPNNPTGSAATREQLTQLVQFAKDNGSIIVYDSAYAMYITDDKPRSIFEIPGAKEAMQKVVGFYKENAEIIMDTFTSLGFNVYGGRNAPYVWVHFPGRSSWDVFSEILEKTHVVTTPGSGFGPGGEGFIRVSAFGHRENVLEACRRFKQLYK